GGTGGCGGCGGGGGCGGCGGTGACAGCGGCGGCACCACCACGCCAGCCGTGGTCACCTTGCGCAGCATTGCCATCACCGCGCCCTCGACCACGCTGATCGTGGGCGGCGCCACCCAGACCTACACCGCTACCGGCACTTATACCGACGGCACCACCAAGGCGCTCACGGGCCTGACCTGGTCCACCAAGTCCGGCGGCTCCACCGTGGTGCAGGTGACCAGCGCCGGCATCGTCAGCGGCCGGTCGATCGGTACCGACAGCGTCATCGCCACCCAGCCAGCGACCGGTACCGTGGCGGCCGTGTCCGGTTCCGTCGATGTGACCTCGATCGCACCGTGGACCCAGGTAGCGGCCGGCGGCAACCAGACCATCGCCCTCAAGACCGACGGCAGGCTCTACAGCTGGGGCCTGAACATCCAGGGCCAGCTTGGCGACGGCACCAATACGCTGCGCAACACCCCGGTCACCGTGGCCGGCAACAGCACCATCTGGAAACAGGTGGCCGTGGGCGACAGCTTTGCCGTGGCCATCCGCACCGACGGTACTTTGTGGGCGTGGGGTAACAACCTGTTTGGCCAGCTGGGCCAGGGCGACCAGGTACCGCGTACCGTTCCCACCCAGGTCGGCACTGCCAAGAACTGGACTTACGTGGCAGTGGGCAAGTCGCACGTGGTGGCGCTGAGCACGGCGACCGCCACTACCGGCACGCCGGTCGTCTCGCTGTGGGTGTGGGGTAACAACTATGCCAGCCAGCTCGGTGATGGCAAGACCGTCGATCTGCTGGTGCCCACGCGTCTCGGCACCGACAGCTGGCTGGCGGTGGCGGCGGGCGACGCCCACACCATTGCCATCAAGCGCAGCGACCAGAGCCTGTGGACCTGGGGCGACAACACCTACGGCCAGCTGGGCAACGGCACGACCGGCACCAAGGTGGGCGTGCCCACCCAGGTCGGCACTGCCAACTGGTCGGCGGTGGCGGCCGGCAGCCGGCACTCGCTGGCGATACGCAATGACGACGGCGTGCTGTTCGCCTGGGGCGCCGGCGAGAGCGGCCAGGTGGGCAACAACAGTACCAGCCTGCAATCGTCGCCCACCCAGGTCAGCGACGCCAGCGCGCGCTGGACCCAGGTAGCGGGCGGCGTCAGCCATTCGATCGGCGTGCGCAACGATGGCACGCTGTGGACCTGGGGCCGTGGCGTCGAGGGACAACTGGGCCAGACCGTGGCCAGCAGCCTGATGCCATTGCAGGTTGGCAGCCTGAGAACGTGGAAGGCCGTCGCAGCCGGCGCCAACCACAGCGCCGCCTTGCAAACCGATGGCAACAACCTGAGCCTGTGGACCTGGGGCCTGAACACCGACGGCCAACTGGGTAACGGCACCAATGCCACTGCCACTGCGCCGGTGCAGATTGCCTACTAGGGACCGCCGGCCGGGCTGCGCTTGTTGAACTATCTTCCTTACCGGCTGGCCGCGCTGTTATTACTGGCGCTGGCCTGCACGCCGGCAACGGCGCTGGAGCGCGTCACGCTCCAGCTCAAGCACACCCATCAATTCCAGTTTGCCGGCTATTACGCCGCGCTCGAGCAGGGCTTTTACCGCGAAGCCGGGCTCGACGTGCGCATCCTCGATGCCTCCGACAGCAGCCAGGCCGAGCGCGACGTGGTGTCCGGCAAGGCCGAGTATGGCGTCGGCAGCAGCAGCCTGTTGCTGGCGCGCTTGTCGGGGCGGCCAGTGGTGGTGCTGGGCGTGATCTTGCAGCATTCCGCGTTTGCGCTGGCCACGCCGCAAGTGCCGGGCCAGCCGCCCGACCTGCAACGGCTGCGCGGCCAGCGCGTGATGCTCGGCACCCAGGCCAGCGGCATGGGCAACGCCGACGAACTGCTGGCCTACCTGGTCAAGCAGGGCGTGCCGGCCGACAGTTACGAGCGGCTCGAACCCAGCTACGATCCGCGCGACCTGATCGACGGCAGGATCGCCGCCATGGGCGTGTACACCACCAACGAGCCCGATGTCTTCGACCGCGCCGGCTTTGCCTACGACTTGCACACGCCGCGCTCGGTCGGTATCGATTTCTACGGCGACAACCTGTTTACCAGCGAGCGTGAACTGGCCGCCAATCCGGCCCGGGTGCGGGCGTTCCGCGCGGCCAGCCTGCGCGGCTGGCAATGGGCGATGAGCCACCACGAGGAAACGGTGGACCTGATCCTCAACAAGTACTCGCGCCGCAACGACCGCGAACACCTGCTGTACGAGGCGCGCCAGATGGTGGCGCTGGTGCAGCCGGTGCTGGTCGAGATCGGCTACATGAATCCCGAACGCTGGCGCCATATCGCCGACGTCTACGCCAGCCTGGGCATGCTGCCGGCCGGGGTCCGGTTCGACGGCTTTCTGTACGATCCGGACAACCGCAAGACCGCACTGTGGCTGTACCGCGTGCTCGGTGCGGTGCTGGTGCTGGTGGTGGTGGCAGGCGCGGTGCATTTCAGTCTGCTGGCGCGCGAGCGGCGCCGTTCGAGGGCTGCAATCCGCCAGGGCGAGCAGCGCTTCCGCACCATGTTCGAAGCCTCGCCGCTGGGCATGGCGCTGGTCGACTCAAACACCTATGCCTACCGCGACGTCAATGCCCGCTACCTCGAGATCCTGGGCCGGCCGCTGGCCGAACTGCACAGCCAGAAGTGGCTCGACCTGGCCCACCCCGACGACATCGCCCAGTGCAAGGCGCAGATGGGCCAGCTCACGGCCGGTCGCATCGGCGCTTTCAAATCGACCATCCGGGTGTTCCGGCCCGACGGTGTGCTGGCCTGGATCGACATGTCGGTCACCGCCATCGATACCGTGGCCGAGGCCGGCGGCCACCCGCACCACCTGTGCATGATCGAGGATGTCACGGCCGACAAGCAGCGCGAGGCGCTGATCTGGCAGCAGGCCAACTTCGACCCGCTCACGCAACTGCCCAACCGCCGCATGCTGCTCGACCGCCTGAAGACCGACGTCATCCGCGCCCAGCGCGACCGCACGCGGCTGGCCATCCTGTTCATCGACCTCGACCATTTCAAGGAAGTCAACGACACGCTGGGCCACCAGCACGGCGACATCCTGCTGGTGGACGCTGCGCGCCGTATCGGTGCCTGCGTGCGCAAGTCGGACACGGTGGCGCGCCTGGGCGGCGACGAATTCACGGTGGTGCTCTCCGAGCTCGACAGTACCGACCGGGTGGCGCACATCGCCCAGCAAATCATCGACAGCCTGCGCGCGCCGTTCGCGCTGGGGCAGGAACAGGCGTTCGTGTCGGCCAGTATCGGCATCACCCTGTACCCGGACGACGCGCTCGACATCGACGACCTGCTCAAGCACGCCGACCAGGCCATGTACGCGGCCAAGAACGCCGGCCGCAACCGCTACGCCTATTTCACGCCGGCGCTGCAGGTGGCCGCGCTCAACCGCATGCGCCTGACCAACGACCTGCGCGGTGCGGTCAAGGGCCAGCAGCTGGCGCTGTACTTCCAGCCCATTGTCCACCTGGCCACCGGGCGCATCCACAAGGCCGAGGCGCTGGTACGCTGGCAGCACCCGCTGCGCGGCATGGTCAGTCCGTGCGAGTTCATCCCGCTGGCCGAGGCCAGCGGCTTGATCCTCGAGATCGGCCAGTGGGTGTTCCACGAGGCGGCCGGCTGGGCGCAGCGCTGGCGCGCCGAGGTCGATCAGGCATTCCAGATCAGCATCAACCAGTCGCCGCTGGAGTTCCAGCGCGAGGGCGTCGGGTATGACGACTGGTTGCGCCACCTGCGCACGCTGGGCCTGCCCGGGCAGGCGCTGGTGGTGGAAATCACCGAGGGCCTGCTGCTCGACGCCAACACAACCGTCAGCGACAAGCTGCTGCAATTGCGCGACGCCGGCATCCAGGTGGCGCTCGACGATTTCGGCACCGGTTATTCATCGCTGTCGTATCTGAAAAAATTCGATATCGATTATCTGAAAATCGATAAATCGTTTACGCGCAACCTGGCGCCAAGCTCGAGCGACATGGCGCTGTCCGAGGCGATCATCGTCATGGCCCACAAACTGGGCCTGAAGGTGATTGCCGAGGGCGTGGAAACGCCGGAGCAGCGCGACCTGCTGGCGCATGCCGGCTGCGACTATGGCCAGGGCTACCTGTTTGCCAAGCCGATGCCGGCTACCGATTTCGACGCCTTGCTGCGCGCCCAAGCCGACCAGTCATAGTCAAAACAAATCGATTCTATTGCAACAATCAATTTTGCAAATGGCGGAAAAGGCGATACACTGGCGTCTCAATGATTCACAACCCAACGAGGAAATCACAATGTCCCTGATCAATACCCAAATCAAGCCATTCAATGCCACCGCTTATGTTGACGGTAAATTCATCGAAGTCAGCGACGAATCCCTGAAAGGCAAGTGGGCCGTCCTGATGTTCTACCCAGCCGACTTCACCTTCGTGTGCCCAACCGAACTGGAAGATCTGGCCGAGCAACAACCTGAATTCGCCAAGCTGGGCGTGGACGTGTACGGCGTATCGACCGACACCCACTTCGCTCACAAGGCATGGCACGACACCTCGGACGCCATCAAGAAAGTGAACTACCCACTGATCGGCGACCCAACCGGCAAACTGTCGCGTAACTTCGAAGTGATGATCGAAGAAGAAGGCCTGGCACTGCGCGGCACCTTCGTGATCAATCCGGAAGGCCAGATCAAGGTCATGGAAGTGCACGACAACGGCATCGGCCGCGACGCATCGGAACTGCTGCGCAAAGTCAAGGCAGCGAAATACGTTGCCGAGCACCCAGGCCAGGTTTGCCCAGCCAAATGGACCGAAGGCGCAGCAACCCTGACCCCATCGCTGGACCTGGTCGGCAAGATCTAAGTCTTGAACGACAAAGCAATAAACAAGTAGTTACCGCGATGCCGGACCGGGCGTCCGGCCCGGCATACGCCTAAATATTTGTAAAGGAAGAAAAAATCATGTTAGACGCAACCCTCAAATCGCAACTGAAATCCTACTTGGAAAAAGTGGTGTATCCGCTTGAGCTGGTCGCTTCTCTCGATGACAGCGCCAAAGCCCGCGAGATGAAAGAACTGCTCCTCGACATCGCCGAGTTGAGCGACAAGATCACGCTGGTGGAACGCGTCGATGCAGGCGTGCGCCTGCCATCCTTCAGTATCAACCGTACCGGCACCGAGATCGGCGTGCGTTTTGCCGCGATCCCGATGGGCCACGAATTCACCTCGCTGGTGCTGGCGCTGCTGCAAGTGGGCGGCCACACCATCAAGTTCGACGACGCCACGATCGAGCAGATCCGCAATCTCGACGGCGATTACGAATTTGAAACGTTCATGTCGCTGACCTGCCATAACTGCCCGGATGTGGTGCAGGCACTGAACGCCATGTCGGTGATTAACCCGCGCATCAAGGTCACCACCATCGACGGCGGCGTGTTCCCGAAAGAAGTGGAAGAGCGCCAAATCATGGCCGTGCCGATGATGTTCCTGAACGGCCAGCACTTCGGCCAGGGCCGCACCAATGTCGAGGAAATCCTCGCCAAGCTCGATACCAATGCCGGCGTGCGCCAGGCGGCCGAGCTGAGCAAAAAAGACGTGTTCGACGTGCTGATCGTCGGCGGCGGTCCTGCCGGCGCGGCAGCAGCGATTTACGCTGCCCGCAAAGGCATCAACACCGGCGTATTGGCCGAGCGTTTCGGCGGCCAGGTGCTCGACACCATGGCGATTGAAAACTTCATTTCTATCAAGGAAACCGACGGCCCGAAATTTGCCGTGGCGCTGGAACAGCACGTCAAGTCGTATGACGTCGACATCATGAACACCCAGCGCGCCGCCAAACTGGTGCCAGGCGCCAAGCTGGTGGAAGTGCAGACCGCCAGCGGCGCGGTACTGAAAGCCAAAACCGTGATCCTGGCCACCGGCGCCCGCTGGAGGGAGATCAACGTGCCGGGCGAAAAGGAATACCGCAACAAGGGTGTTGCCTACTGCCCGCACTGCGACGGTCCTTTGTTCAAGGGCAAGCGCGTAGCGGTGATCGGCGGCGGCAACTCGGGCGTGGAAGCGGCGATCGACCTGGCCGGCCTGGTCAAGCACGTCACGCTGATCGAATACGGCGCAGAACTGCGCGCCGACGCGGTGCTGCAACGCAAGCTGCGCAGCCTGCCGAACGTGACGGTGATCGTCTCGGCGCAAACGACCGAAGTGCACGGCGACGGCAAGATCGTCAACGGCCTGTCGTACAACGACCGCGTGTCGGGCGAAGCGAAGAAGATCGAGCTGGAAGGCGTATTCGTGCAGATCGGCCTGGTGCCGAACACCGAGTGGCTCAAGGGCACGGTGTCCTTGTCGCGCCACGGCGAGATCGAAGTGGACGCTCGCGGCCAGACCTCGATCCCCGGCGTGTTCGCTGCCGGCGACGTCACCACGGTACCGTACAAGCAGATCATCATCGCCACCGGCGAAGGCGCCAAAGCCGCGCTGTCGGCCTTCGATCACCTTATCCGTTCGGATATCGAGGTGGTGGAAGAGTCGGCCGAGAAGCACGCGCTGACCGCTTAATTCTCACCCGCACCACGGAAAGCCCGGTCAGTTCGCTGACCGGGCTTTTTTTGTGGCTTCTTCAAGCTTCACTTCGGGGTCCACTTCGGGGTCAGTGCCGACATTCGGACACGAACTAAGCCATACGGCTGTTGGGCCCGTGTCCAAATGTCGGCACTGACCCCGAAGTTAAACGAGGTCGATGCTGGCCTGCCGCGTGCGCAGGTGGATGGCGTTGCTGTGGCGGGCGCGCAGGCGCGGGTCGGTGATCAGGCGGCCCAGGGTTTCGCCGATGACCATGACCACGCCCAGCAGCGGCAGCACCAGCATCAGGCCGGCAATGCCGGCCACCGAGCCGCCGATGAAGATCATCAGGACCGTGATCAGCGGATGCATGTGCAGGCTGCGGCCCAGCGTGAGCGGCATGAACACGAAGTCGTCGAGCAGGCGCACGAAGATGAACACGCCGATCGCCAGGTAAGCCACCATCGGGTTGTTGGGGGCGTCGGTGGACGCCACCATTACCACCAGCATGCAGCCGACGATGGAGCCCACGTACGGCACCCACGCCAGCACCGCCGCCATAAAGCCCAGCAGCAGCGGCGACGAGACCCCGATCGCCCACAGGCCCAGCGCCAGCACGGCCGTGTCGAGAATGGTGAGCTTGAGCAGGCCCTGGAAGTAGCGGTACGCGGTCTGGTGCACCTCGTGCAGCAGGAACAGGGTGCGCTCGAAAAATGCGTTCGGCACCGCGCGCGCCAGAAATTTCTTGAAACGCGTGCCATCGCGCAGGAAGAAGAACGTCAGGAACGGTGCCAGCAGCAGCGACGGCAGCCATGCCGCCACCGAGACCAGGATGTCGGTCAGGTGCTTCTGCACGAAGCCGCCGGTAAACGACGTCAGGCGGTTGTTGATGTTGCGTGCGAACTTGACCTGCTTGAGAAACGGGAACTGCTGCTCCAGTGCCTGCGTGGTGTGGCGCACGAAATCGAGCCCGCCGGCCAGGTACACGGACAAGGTATGCTGCCACGATTCCGACGGCGCCGAGCGCCACAGCATGATCAGGAACACGACCAGTCCCACGACCAGCACGAACAGCAGCCCCACCAGCAGCGCGGCCACGCTGTGGCTAAAGCCCATGCGCAGCAGCTTGCGCATGGGCGGCAGCAGGATGTAGTACAGCACGATGCCTAGCAGGAACGGGATCGCCAGAAACAGCATCTGCTGCAGCAGGAACAGCAGCGTGCAGGTGGCGACCACGATGCCGATCCAGACGACCGGACCGGCGCGCTGATGGGTGGCCAGTACGCTCATAACACTTCGGTGCGCGAGGCGCCCACCATCCATTCGCGCAGGCGGCCGCCCAGGTGGCGCGCCAGGGCCAGCGCGATCTTGTAGCCGATGACGGCATCGGTTTCCATCAGGCCCATGAAGTCGCCACGGAAGAACACGGCCAGCTCGCAATTGTCGATGGCGCGCGTTTGGGCGTTGCGCGGGGCGTTGTCGAGCAAGGCCATGTCGCCGAAGAAGTCGCCCGGTTCCAGCTCGGCCACCAGTTCGCGGCCGCCATGGTGCAGGCGGCTGATCAGCACCCGGCCGGAGATGACCAGGTATAGCGCCTGGCCTTCCTCGCCCTCGTCGAAAATGAT
This is a stretch of genomic DNA from Duganella zoogloeoides. It encodes these proteins:
- a CDS encoding RCC1 domain-containing protein, whose product is MKNFASPSLWLAPLFALFAVLLSACGGGGGGGDSGGTTTPAVVTLRSIAITAPSTTLIVGGATQTYTATGTYTDGTTKALTGLTWSTKSGGSTVVQVTSAGIVSGRSIGTDSVIATQPATGTVAAVSGSVDVTSIAPWTQVAAGGNQTIALKTDGRLYSWGLNIQGQLGDGTNTLRNTPVTVAGNSTIWKQVAVGDSFAVAIRTDGTLWAWGNNLFGQLGQGDQVPRTVPTQVGTAKNWTYVAVGKSHVVALSTATATTGTPVVSLWVWGNNYASQLGDGKTVDLLVPTRLGTDSWLAVAAGDAHTIAIKRSDQSLWTWGDNTYGQLGNGTTGTKVGVPTQVGTANWSAVAAGSRHSLAIRNDDGVLFAWGAGESGQVGNNSTSLQSSPTQVSDASARWTQVAGGVSHSIGVRNDGTLWTWGRGVEGQLGQTVASSLMPLQVGSLRTWKAVAAGANHSAALQTDGNNLSLWTWGLNTDGQLGNGTNATATAPVQIAY
- a CDS encoding EAL domain-containing protein; this encodes MNYLPYRLAALLLLALACTPATALERVTLQLKHTHQFQFAGYYAALEQGFYREAGLDVRILDASDSSQAERDVVSGKAEYGVGSSSLLLARLSGRPVVVLGVILQHSAFALATPQVPGQPPDLQRLRGQRVMLGTQASGMGNADELLAYLVKQGVPADSYERLEPSYDPRDLIDGRIAAMGVYTTNEPDVFDRAGFAYDLHTPRSVGIDFYGDNLFTSERELAANPARVRAFRAASLRGWQWAMSHHEETVDLILNKYSRRNDREHLLYEARQMVALVQPVLVEIGYMNPERWRHIADVYASLGMLPAGVRFDGFLYDPDNRKTALWLYRVLGAVLVLVVVAGAVHFSLLARERRRSRAAIRQGEQRFRTMFEASPLGMALVDSNTYAYRDVNARYLEILGRPLAELHSQKWLDLAHPDDIAQCKAQMGQLTAGRIGAFKSTIRVFRPDGVLAWIDMSVTAIDTVAEAGGHPHHLCMIEDVTADKQREALIWQQANFDPLTQLPNRRMLLDRLKTDVIRAQRDRTRLAILFIDLDHFKEVNDTLGHQHGDILLVDAARRIGACVRKSDTVARLGGDEFTVVLSELDSTDRVAHIAQQIIDSLRAPFALGQEQAFVSASIGITLYPDDALDIDDLLKHADQAMYAAKNAGRNRYAYFTPALQVAALNRMRLTNDLRGAVKGQQLALYFQPIVHLATGRIHKAEALVRWQHPLRGMVSPCEFIPLAEASGLILEIGQWVFHEAAGWAQRWRAEVDQAFQISINQSPLEFQREGVGYDDWLRHLRTLGLPGQALVVEITEGLLLDANTTVSDKLLQLRDAGIQVALDDFGTGYSSLSYLKKFDIDYLKIDKSFTRNLAPSSSDMALSEAIIVMAHKLGLKVIAEGVETPEQRDLLAHAGCDYGQGYLFAKPMPATDFDALLRAQADQS
- the ahpC gene encoding alkyl hydroperoxide reductase subunit C, with protein sequence MSLINTQIKPFNATAYVDGKFIEVSDESLKGKWAVLMFYPADFTFVCPTELEDLAEQQPEFAKLGVDVYGVSTDTHFAHKAWHDTSDAIKKVNYPLIGDPTGKLSRNFEVMIEEEGLALRGTFVINPEGQIKVMEVHDNGIGRDASELLRKVKAAKYVAEHPGQVCPAKWTEGAATLTPSLDLVGKI
- the ahpF gene encoding alkyl hydroperoxide reductase subunit F is translated as MLDATLKSQLKSYLEKVVYPLELVASLDDSAKAREMKELLLDIAELSDKITLVERVDAGVRLPSFSINRTGTEIGVRFAAIPMGHEFTSLVLALLQVGGHTIKFDDATIEQIRNLDGDYEFETFMSLTCHNCPDVVQALNAMSVINPRIKVTTIDGGVFPKEVEERQIMAVPMMFLNGQHFGQGRTNVEEILAKLDTNAGVRQAAELSKKDVFDVLIVGGGPAGAAAAIYAARKGINTGVLAERFGGQVLDTMAIENFISIKETDGPKFAVALEQHVKSYDVDIMNTQRAAKLVPGAKLVEVQTASGAVLKAKTVILATGARWREINVPGEKEYRNKGVAYCPHCDGPLFKGKRVAVIGGGNSGVEAAIDLAGLVKHVTLIEYGAELRADAVLQRKLRSLPNVTVIVSAQTTEVHGDGKIVNGLSYNDRVSGEAKKIELEGVFVQIGLVPNTEWLKGTVSLSRHGEIEVDARGQTSIPGVFAAGDVTTVPYKQIIIATGEGAKAALSAFDHLIRSDIEVVEESAEKHALTA
- a CDS encoding AI-2E family transporter, producing MSVLATHQRAGPVVWIGIVVATCTLLFLLQQMLFLAIPFLLGIVLYYILLPPMRKLLRMGFSHSVAALLVGLLFVLVVGLVVFLIMLWRSAPSESWQHTLSVYLAGGLDFVRHTTQALEQQFPFLKQVKFARNINNRLTSFTGGFVQKHLTDILVSVAAWLPSLLLAPFLTFFFLRDGTRFKKFLARAVPNAFFERTLFLLHEVHQTAYRYFQGLLKLTILDTAVLALGLWAIGVSSPLLLGFMAAVLAWVPYVGSIVGCMLVVMVASTDAPNNPMVAYLAIGVFIFVRLLDDFVFMPLTLGRSLHMHPLITVLMIFIGGSVAGIAGLMLVLPLLGVVMVIGETLGRLITDPRLRARHSNAIHLRTRQASIDLV
- a CDS encoding cyclic nucleotide-binding domain-containing protein; protein product: MFGFLKSPTLSPRLLQLKASPLFNTLTPLELQSIDGLIHERRYLADEIIFDEGEEGQALYLVISGRVLISRLHHGGRELVAELEPGDFFGDMALLDNAPRNAQTRAIDNCELAVFFRGDFMGLMETDAVIGYKIALALARHLGGRLREWMVGASRTEVL